The following proteins are encoded in a genomic region of Ostrea edulis chromosome 7, xbOstEdul1.1, whole genome shotgun sequence:
- the LOC125654703 gene encoding ETS domain-containing protein Elk-3-like isoform X1, whose amino-acid sequence MLLLCRVICVVLINEEDLPGEISWYTHRVSPVSIKLYQSKFIDHSMEDARSWTASPALSDSSSRLSDGGEPPNKKFCVTKQRGPVMDTNVTLWQFLLELLVGNQHGDIIQWTNTEGEFKLINAEEVAKLWGLRKNKLNMNYDKLSRALRYYYDKNIIKKVMGQKFVYKFVSFPEIVKTENKISFRSMMENMTKEHGCVMPHFASYDAARIKSSATFALNQPSIAASVVKTETHNIGNVRYANATHTTLLRTSPSSSQPVILIKSEPQSLPSSPQPKSVSPVSSASNRQASTSSASRPKPTPLSLPIHDPSLHFSTAISTFPSPKVTMSTGLPTPLMLASPVIGPRTPFLHFWSSLSPITTMSPRLGGPASAFQFPTFATNHMTLSPMATFSNVESLATPALTSPTRSISCVL is encoded by the exons ATGCTGCTTTTGTGTAGAGTAATTTGTGTTGTACTTATAAACGAGGAAGATTTACCGGGGGAAATTTCCTGGTACACACACAGAGTGAGCCCAGTTTCT aTCAAATTGTATCAATCCAAGTTTATTGACCATAGCATGGAAG ATGCCCGTTCATGGACGGCGTCACCGGCTCTCTCCGATTCGTCATCTCGTCTGTCTGATGGCGGGGAACCCCCCAACAAGAAGTTCTGTGTAACTAAGCAACGGG GGCCAGTAATGGATACCAATGTGACACTGTGGCAGTTTTTGCTGGAGTTACTGGTCGGGAACCAGCACGGTGACATCATCCAGTGGACAAATACGGAGGGAGAGTTCAAACTGATTAACGCCGAAGAAGTAGCTAAGCTCTGGGGTCTTCGGAAAAACAAGTTGAACATGAACTACGACAAACTCAGCCGAGCGCTGAGGTACTATTACGACAAAAACATCATTAAGAAAGTGATGGGGCAAAAATTTGTGTACAAGTTTGTGTCTTTTCCAGAGATTGTTAAAacggaaaataaaatttcttttcgTTCAATGATGGAAAACATGACGAAGGAACACGGATGTGTCATGCCACACTTCGCTTCTTACGACGCAGCCAGAATAAAGTCGTCTGCTACGTTTGCACTAAATCAGCCTAGCATTGCGGCGTCCGTGGTGAAAACAGAAACGCACAATATCGGTAACGTAAGATACGCGAACGCCACTCACACAACCCTTCTAAGGACATCCCCATCTTCATCTCAGCCCGTCATCTTGATCAAATCTGAGCCGCAATCATTACCTTCCTCTCCGCAGCCTAAATCTGTATCTCCCGTGTCGTCTGCTTCCAATCGTCAGGCGTCGACGTCATCAGCCTCGCGTCCCAAGCCTACGCCCCTCAGTCTCCCTATTCACGATCCGTCTCTTCATTTCTCAACTGCCATCTCCACATTTCCGAGTCCGAAAGTTACAATGTCCACGGGTCTGCCCACACCATTGATGCTCGCTAGTCCGGTGATTGGTCCCAGGACTCCCTTCCTCCACTTCTGGAGTTCTCTTAGTCCAATAACTACCATGAGCCCCCGCCTAGGTGGACCAGCATCAGCTTTCCAGTTCCCAACTTTCGCTACAAATCACATGACACTCTCTCCAATGGCGACCTTTTCAAATGTCGAGTCTCTAGCCACGCCTGCCTTGACGTCACCAACTCGCTCAATTTCTTGTGTATTATGA
- the LOC125654703 gene encoding ETS domain-containing protein Elk-3-like isoform X2: protein MLLLCRVICVVLINEEDLPGEISWYTHRIKLYQSKFIDHSMEDARSWTASPALSDSSSRLSDGGEPPNKKFCVTKQRGPVMDTNVTLWQFLLELLVGNQHGDIIQWTNTEGEFKLINAEEVAKLWGLRKNKLNMNYDKLSRALRYYYDKNIIKKVMGQKFVYKFVSFPEIVKTENKISFRSMMENMTKEHGCVMPHFASYDAARIKSSATFALNQPSIAASVVKTETHNIGNVRYANATHTTLLRTSPSSSQPVILIKSEPQSLPSSPQPKSVSPVSSASNRQASTSSASRPKPTPLSLPIHDPSLHFSTAISTFPSPKVTMSTGLPTPLMLASPVIGPRTPFLHFWSSLSPITTMSPRLGGPASAFQFPTFATNHMTLSPMATFSNVESLATPALTSPTRSISCVL from the exons ATGCTGCTTTTGTGTAGAGTAATTTGTGTTGTACTTATAAACGAGGAAGATTTACCGGGGGAAATTTCCTGGTACACACACAGA aTCAAATTGTATCAATCCAAGTTTATTGACCATAGCATGGAAG ATGCCCGTTCATGGACGGCGTCACCGGCTCTCTCCGATTCGTCATCTCGTCTGTCTGATGGCGGGGAACCCCCCAACAAGAAGTTCTGTGTAACTAAGCAACGGG GGCCAGTAATGGATACCAATGTGACACTGTGGCAGTTTTTGCTGGAGTTACTGGTCGGGAACCAGCACGGTGACATCATCCAGTGGACAAATACGGAGGGAGAGTTCAAACTGATTAACGCCGAAGAAGTAGCTAAGCTCTGGGGTCTTCGGAAAAACAAGTTGAACATGAACTACGACAAACTCAGCCGAGCGCTGAGGTACTATTACGACAAAAACATCATTAAGAAAGTGATGGGGCAAAAATTTGTGTACAAGTTTGTGTCTTTTCCAGAGATTGTTAAAacggaaaataaaatttcttttcgTTCAATGATGGAAAACATGACGAAGGAACACGGATGTGTCATGCCACACTTCGCTTCTTACGACGCAGCCAGAATAAAGTCGTCTGCTACGTTTGCACTAAATCAGCCTAGCATTGCGGCGTCCGTGGTGAAAACAGAAACGCACAATATCGGTAACGTAAGATACGCGAACGCCACTCACACAACCCTTCTAAGGACATCCCCATCTTCATCTCAGCCCGTCATCTTGATCAAATCTGAGCCGCAATCATTACCTTCCTCTCCGCAGCCTAAATCTGTATCTCCCGTGTCGTCTGCTTCCAATCGTCAGGCGTCGACGTCATCAGCCTCGCGTCCCAAGCCTACGCCCCTCAGTCTCCCTATTCACGATCCGTCTCTTCATTTCTCAACTGCCATCTCCACATTTCCGAGTCCGAAAGTTACAATGTCCACGGGTCTGCCCACACCATTGATGCTCGCTAGTCCGGTGATTGGTCCCAGGACTCCCTTCCTCCACTTCTGGAGTTCTCTTAGTCCAATAACTACCATGAGCCCCCGCCTAGGTGGACCAGCATCAGCTTTCCAGTTCCCAACTTTCGCTACAAATCACATGACACTCTCTCCAATGGCGACCTTTTCAAATGTCGAGTCTCTAGCCACGCCTGCCTTGACGTCACCAACTCGCTCAATTTCTTGTGTATTATGA
- the LOC125654703 gene encoding ETS domain-containing protein Elk-3-like isoform X3 has product MEDARSWTASPALSDSSSRLSDGGEPPNKKFCVTKQRGPVMDTNVTLWQFLLELLVGNQHGDIIQWTNTEGEFKLINAEEVAKLWGLRKNKLNMNYDKLSRALRYYYDKNIIKKVMGQKFVYKFVSFPEIVKTENKISFRSMMENMTKEHGCVMPHFASYDAARIKSSATFALNQPSIAASVVKTETHNIGNVRYANATHTTLLRTSPSSSQPVILIKSEPQSLPSSPQPKSVSPVSSASNRQASTSSASRPKPTPLSLPIHDPSLHFSTAISTFPSPKVTMSTGLPTPLMLASPVIGPRTPFLHFWSSLSPITTMSPRLGGPASAFQFPTFATNHMTLSPMATFSNVESLATPALTSPTRSISCVL; this is encoded by the exons ATGGAAG ATGCCCGTTCATGGACGGCGTCACCGGCTCTCTCCGATTCGTCATCTCGTCTGTCTGATGGCGGGGAACCCCCCAACAAGAAGTTCTGTGTAACTAAGCAACGGG GGCCAGTAATGGATACCAATGTGACACTGTGGCAGTTTTTGCTGGAGTTACTGGTCGGGAACCAGCACGGTGACATCATCCAGTGGACAAATACGGAGGGAGAGTTCAAACTGATTAACGCCGAAGAAGTAGCTAAGCTCTGGGGTCTTCGGAAAAACAAGTTGAACATGAACTACGACAAACTCAGCCGAGCGCTGAGGTACTATTACGACAAAAACATCATTAAGAAAGTGATGGGGCAAAAATTTGTGTACAAGTTTGTGTCTTTTCCAGAGATTGTTAAAacggaaaataaaatttcttttcgTTCAATGATGGAAAACATGACGAAGGAACACGGATGTGTCATGCCACACTTCGCTTCTTACGACGCAGCCAGAATAAAGTCGTCTGCTACGTTTGCACTAAATCAGCCTAGCATTGCGGCGTCCGTGGTGAAAACAGAAACGCACAATATCGGTAACGTAAGATACGCGAACGCCACTCACACAACCCTTCTAAGGACATCCCCATCTTCATCTCAGCCCGTCATCTTGATCAAATCTGAGCCGCAATCATTACCTTCCTCTCCGCAGCCTAAATCTGTATCTCCCGTGTCGTCTGCTTCCAATCGTCAGGCGTCGACGTCATCAGCCTCGCGTCCCAAGCCTACGCCCCTCAGTCTCCCTATTCACGATCCGTCTCTTCATTTCTCAACTGCCATCTCCACATTTCCGAGTCCGAAAGTTACAATGTCCACGGGTCTGCCCACACCATTGATGCTCGCTAGTCCGGTGATTGGTCCCAGGACTCCCTTCCTCCACTTCTGGAGTTCTCTTAGTCCAATAACTACCATGAGCCCCCGCCTAGGTGGACCAGCATCAGCTTTCCAGTTCCCAACTTTCGCTACAAATCACATGACACTCTCTCCAATGGCGACCTTTTCAAATGTCGAGTCTCTAGCCACGCCTGCCTTGACGTCACCAACTCGCTCAATTTCTTGTGTATTATGA
- the LOC125654703 gene encoding ETS domain-containing protein Elk-3-like isoform X4 produces the protein MDTNVTLWQFLLELLVGNQHGDIIQWTNTEGEFKLINAEEVAKLWGLRKNKLNMNYDKLSRALRYYYDKNIIKKVMGQKFVYKFVSFPEIVKTENKISFRSMMENMTKEHGCVMPHFASYDAARIKSSATFALNQPSIAASVVKTETHNIGNVRYANATHTTLLRTSPSSSQPVILIKSEPQSLPSSPQPKSVSPVSSASNRQASTSSASRPKPTPLSLPIHDPSLHFSTAISTFPSPKVTMSTGLPTPLMLASPVIGPRTPFLHFWSSLSPITTMSPRLGGPASAFQFPTFATNHMTLSPMATFSNVESLATPALTSPTRSISCVL, from the coding sequence ATGGATACCAATGTGACACTGTGGCAGTTTTTGCTGGAGTTACTGGTCGGGAACCAGCACGGTGACATCATCCAGTGGACAAATACGGAGGGAGAGTTCAAACTGATTAACGCCGAAGAAGTAGCTAAGCTCTGGGGTCTTCGGAAAAACAAGTTGAACATGAACTACGACAAACTCAGCCGAGCGCTGAGGTACTATTACGACAAAAACATCATTAAGAAAGTGATGGGGCAAAAATTTGTGTACAAGTTTGTGTCTTTTCCAGAGATTGTTAAAacggaaaataaaatttcttttcgTTCAATGATGGAAAACATGACGAAGGAACACGGATGTGTCATGCCACACTTCGCTTCTTACGACGCAGCCAGAATAAAGTCGTCTGCTACGTTTGCACTAAATCAGCCTAGCATTGCGGCGTCCGTGGTGAAAACAGAAACGCACAATATCGGTAACGTAAGATACGCGAACGCCACTCACACAACCCTTCTAAGGACATCCCCATCTTCATCTCAGCCCGTCATCTTGATCAAATCTGAGCCGCAATCATTACCTTCCTCTCCGCAGCCTAAATCTGTATCTCCCGTGTCGTCTGCTTCCAATCGTCAGGCGTCGACGTCATCAGCCTCGCGTCCCAAGCCTACGCCCCTCAGTCTCCCTATTCACGATCCGTCTCTTCATTTCTCAACTGCCATCTCCACATTTCCGAGTCCGAAAGTTACAATGTCCACGGGTCTGCCCACACCATTGATGCTCGCTAGTCCGGTGATTGGTCCCAGGACTCCCTTCCTCCACTTCTGGAGTTCTCTTAGTCCAATAACTACCATGAGCCCCCGCCTAGGTGGACCAGCATCAGCTTTCCAGTTCCCAACTTTCGCTACAAATCACATGACACTCTCTCCAATGGCGACCTTTTCAAATGTCGAGTCTCTAGCCACGCCTGCCTTGACGTCACCAACTCGCTCAATTTCTTGTGTATTATGA